GCGCTCATGACCACAGGTCCAACAGAAACCACAACCTTTGGCTCAGTCGTCCTCTGGTCCACAGCCTCGAcatctctctctacacacagacacacaaacattgtCAGATTTAAGTGCGTATTGCTCCTGAATTCTGCAGATTATAAGTTCATGTCTTACTTTTTCTGAGGCATGATGGATCACAGTTGCGGCCCGGTGCAGCAGCGCATATAGCTGTATTACAGTGAATGTATATCTGAAAAGGGACAAGAGTTGGTAGAACAAcaggaaaatattttgttgcagCTGTTTCTCAATGGTTGATATATTCTTTACCTGCTGAGTCTGAGGGTCCATTGAATCAGTTTCCACAAAGGtaaacattttgaaaaggaAACGCCTGTAGTGACTTGGGAAGTCCAAGCCAGAGGAGAAATCAACAGGAACCACTGAGGATAAGTAGCGATCATCTCTGTATGGACACCTGGATGGAGAGCAAATTATATCAGAGTAACGACAATGAAATGCAACTGAATGAGGAAATCAGCATTAGTTTCTCTGTTGAGTATTCCTTGTGAGCAGACCTGACAGAATTGTTAAGTTCACAAATACCCAACATGTtgtcacacaaacaggaaaatgtaaatTGGTGTTTTAGTTACCCGTCTATCAGAATGTCCCACTGGGGCAGATTGTGAGGGTAGGGGCTTGTATTTGCCCAACAGCGACCAAGAGTTAAGACAAGGAGTGGATCTGTCTTTTCAAGGAGTTGAACCTCCACATACACAGGGTCCCTCAGCACTTTGAGCACAGGGTAGTCTGCCTCCGTATAGAAAGAGCTATAGGCTACATCCACTGTGAGATCAGGGTTACGTTATAGCAGAGTTACTGTGACAGCCAACATTATGAAATAATCTACACATGCAGCAATACTGCCAGGATGCAATACACTTACCTTCATTACAACCCTTTGTATGGCATTGCCCGTTAGCCAACCTCAGTTGCACTTTGACAGGTCCTGGAGCAGCAACTGATAGAGGAGGATTATCTATTGGGAATACCTGTACAACCAGAGCTTCAACAGAAGTGCCGATGTACCTGCACTGGAAGAGCAACCTGACAAGAGAAAACTGGCTTTAAGTGGCTTTTTCAGAGCCTGGGTTTTAACATTGCAACGTTCTAAAAAATGATCACCTACTCATAGTGGCTGTCCCTGGTAATGCCTCcaagctcactaattaatacCTCATACGAGGATGTCATCCTGTTCTCATAGATTATAACACCAGATTCCTCCTACAAAAGGCAGAATAAAACTGGCATTGTAGACTTAACATTCACACAGGTTCTATTTAAAGcttctttttcttgtcacaAATATAGAGAATAGATATAGAAAACCATGATCTTACCATAACAATGGAGCCACAGGCAGTAACAGGAAAGTGGTAGATGGCAAAGCCTGAATTAGAGTCAACATGTGTACAGCCTTGACCTCCCCCCAACAGTGAGACTGTCTCAAGGTCTAAGTTGGGCAGAGTGGCATCTTTGGCTACTACAACAATGAATTGGGCATCCTTGGTGCACTGGACAGTCACTGGTGGCACAAAAACAGGCATCGATAGACTAAGTGGTTAGATATTATTGatcaaatgcaaaaaaattTGGATGTAGAACATctttttaaaagattatttttGCGAGTATAAAGTTTTTACAGCCTCCATCACTGTTTGCAGTACAGTATGTAAGGCATCTGAAGAAAGTTCATTTCCTTGTCCCTGAAGAGAATGACAGCCTTTTCAAAAAAACTCACCTGCCTTTCCAAAGTAGCACTGTTGGCCATCACAGCAGCAATTTATGGCTTCACATTCACTAGGAGAGATATCACGACGTCCACATGGGACTCTCATGTTTTGTGCCACCTCACAACTCTGGGCAGGAAGTGGTGGTGGCTTTGGTAGAATGACCTTTGGCTGCTGGGGAGACTGATCATGGTATGCTTGAGGATTTTGAGGATACGTTGGTGCTGGACCTGGTTTGACCTTTGGCGTTTTAGGATATTGAGGCGGAAGAACTTGTGGCGGTTCAGGACGCTTAGGAATCTTTGGTGTCTGCGGAGGTGTAGCTCCCTTCGATGTTGCAGGCCTCCGCCACGTAAAGTCCTGAGCCTCCTCTACATCTGTTCCAACCACACAGCCTAGCAGTGCTAGTGCCACTAAAGAAGTGACACTCCACTTTGCCATGGTTTCGCAGCAGATTGACCAGAAGAGTCTTCAAGTGTAGCACTCAAAACGTTAAAATGATGTTCTGTGTTTCGAGAGTGACGTGTCTGTTTGCTCGTCTCAGCCAGGAGAGtctataaatattaatatgctCATGGCGCTCAGACTGACAACAGAACCACCACATACTGTAGTTAGGTGTGATAATCACCAGTCCAGTTATTTTTTAGCTTTAAAAGTACAGAAACTCGACAACTTTTAATCAAGTCGCGTTTTAACTGCCTGTTTACGTTAGCTTAGGTTGACGTAAAGTTAACGTACGCGCAGTTAACAAATGTTGTACCTAGCTAACGTACAACATTTAACGTAGACGTTAGGCCTTTATTCAACTAATTACTCACTTATATTAACGTGTTTTATCAGAGACCCATGATATACACGATGATTGTACTTAACTGTCGCCACAGCTGCCAAACGCTTCCTGTG
This portion of the Lates calcarifer isolate ASB-BC8 unplaced genomic scaffold, TLL_Latcal_v3 _unitig_124_quiver_3909, whole genome shotgun sequence genome encodes:
- the LOC108887615 gene encoding zona pellucida sperm-binding protein 4, whose protein sequence is MAKWSVTSLVALALLGCVVGTDVEEAQDFTWRRPATSKGATPPQTPKIPKRPEPPQVLPPQYPKTPKVKPGPAPTYPQNPQAYHDQSPQQPKVILPKPPPLPAQSCEVAQNMRVPCGRRDISPSECEAINCCCDGQQCYFGKAVTVQCTKDAQFIVVVAKDATLPNLDLETVSLLGGGQGCTHVDSNSGFAIYHFPVTACGSIVMEESGVIIYENRMTSSYEVLISELGGITRDSHYELLFQCRYIGTSVEALVVQVFPIDNPPLSVAAPGPVKVQLRLANGQCHTKGCNEVDVAYSSFYTEADYPVLKVLRDPVYVEVQLLEKTDPLLVLTLGRCWANTSPYPHNLPQWDILIDGCPYRDDRYLSSVVPVDFSSGLDFPSHYRRFLFKMFTFVETDSMDPQTQQIYIHCNTAICAAAPGRNCDPSCLRKKRDVEAVDQRTTEPKVVVSVGPVVMSAPEQSPPKTVLLKNLAGNI